In Alphaproteobacteria bacterium, one DNA window encodes the following:
- a CDS encoding RHS repeat protein, with protein sequence MAFCGNPINAGTGNKFETAVDIALPGHTGLSLARFYNSQDSRQGLGDGGGSFGAGWRSSFDVSVVASGSSAQVARADGMSVIFTKNGSGAWVSEADVHSTLAQNADGTWQWQGEDDNTYRFDAKGRLTSIATRGGLTTSIARTASGALASVTGPFNHKLTFATDAQGRVTSVTGPDGAVTGYGYDANNNLASVSYPGGASRRYVYENASFPHALTGIMDENGARFATWSYDSKGKAISSEHAGGAEKVTVAYGANAATITTPKGSYSYGLTTQFNVTKPTAVTGTPSAQVAAKNATYDSKGHVASTTDFNGNTTTYAHNDRGLETSRTEASGTALARTVTTQWHPTLRLPTQIDEPGRSTRMVYDGKGNMTKRTVSAGGQNWTSTATYTAKNQLASMTSPGGRTTRYEYDAAGGLAKIINAMNHVTQITNDAAGRPIRITDPNGLVTTLEYDARGRLISRSEGTAKTRYEYDAAGQMVRTSLPTGASFTHSYDAAHRLVRTTDALGNSVNLGYDAASNITSREVRDASGAVVTKRGFEHDSRGLMTREIGAYGWATRYDRDANGNIELITDSAGALSDFVIDALNRRIGKVDALGYRTDTAFDTNDLPVHQMDPRGLVTEIQRDGMGRVIAVHSPDSGTTTYTRDPDGNILTKTDARNVTATFEYDALSRVTRADYGNGEVFTYLYDQTAGGVGRLSSVTGPNGYGLTQGYDGQGYVSAQSQQVGGVTLQTSYTRNAAGQVVRSVLPSGKVLDYSYQNGQVAQINADGAALVTGITYQPFGAASGWKTLGLVHQKHIDLDGRVDSIQMHDAVMGLGYLPGGANGRLGTINETGFASQNIGYYPNGWVRSYQGPDGKVENYDYDPSGNRTAQRGGVKGEVRYTVVGNSNQIQSINKGTTSMPQPHDLAGNLTHNGAGLALVYNGMNRVASANGVPRAYDHAGQRVQKGATVYVRGEDGLPMGEYDAGGKALQETVRLDGAPVAVLYRDNKPYAVHPDYRDAPFLVRKADGGMVWGWQGNGAWSDIAPAHYQTGLRGMFDYTHALPGQIVDSDTPSLNPESPVRDNGARLMDPNTGRFLQVDPVLQRDGVSPYAFNDPVNFVDVDGRTADPIGYAGGMTASQLQDAYGQAQRDYTRYQADMQRQAAIDAIPFNPAKGASAVGNYVQWAANMGLASFNTSIGNIPTALWNTQSGVAAWRRGAQQWDESICESWGQARLKNLNGMLPWGTEYDDPNEPSPVGWVAQKGNAIGKFVVNHLIP encoded by the coding sequence ATGGCCTTTTGCGGCAACCCAATCAATGCCGGAACAGGAAATAAGTTTGAAACGGCGGTGGATATTGCTTTGCCGGGGCATACGGGGCTGTCATTGGCGCGGTTTTATAACAGCCAGGATTCGCGTCAGGGGCTGGGCGATGGCGGGGGATCGTTTGGGGCGGGGTGGCGCAGCAGCTTTGACGTGTCGGTGGTGGCTTCGGGCAGTTCGGCTCAGGTGGCGCGGGCGGACGGTATGTCGGTTATCTTCACCAAGAACGGCTCGGGCGCGTGGGTTTCAGAGGCGGATGTGCATTCCACCCTGGCGCAAAACGCCGACGGCACATGGCAATGGCAGGGCGAAGACGACAACACCTATCGCTTCGACGCCAAGGGCCGTCTGACATCGATCGCCACGCGCGGCGGGTTGACCACCAGCATCGCCCGTACGGCTTCGGGCGCGTTGGCCTCGGTCACGGGTCCGTTTAACCATAAGCTGACCTTCGCCACCGACGCGCAAGGGCGCGTTACCTCGGTCACTGGTCCGGATGGGGCGGTGACCGGTTATGGCTATGACGCCAATAACAATCTGGCCTCGGTGTCTTATCCGGGCGGCGCGTCGCGGCGCTATGTGTATGAGAATGCCAGCTTCCCCCACGCTTTGACCGGGATCATGGACGAAAACGGCGCGCGCTTTGCGACGTGGAGCTATGATTCGAAGGGCAAGGCGATCTCGTCCGAACATGCGGGCGGGGCCGAGAAGGTCACCGTGGCCTATGGCGCGAACGCCGCCACGATCACGACTCCCAAGGGCAGCTATAGCTATGGCCTGACCACGCAGTTCAACGTCACCAAACCCACGGCGGTGACGGGCACGCCTTCGGCGCAGGTGGCGGCCAAGAACGCCACCTATGACTCGAAGGGGCATGTGGCCAGCACCACGGACTTTAACGGCAACACCACCACCTACGCGCATAACGATCGCGGCCTCGAGACCTCGCGCACCGAAGCCTCGGGCACGGCCTTGGCGCGCACCGTGACCACGCAGTGGCACCCCACGCTTCGCCTGCCCACGCAGATTGACGAGCCGGGGCGCAGCACGCGCATGGTCTATGACGGCAAGGGCAATATGACCAAGCGCACGGTCTCGGCGGGTGGGCAGAATTGGACATCGACGGCCACCTACACGGCCAAGAACCAATTGGCCAGCATGACCAGCCCGGGCGGGCGCACCACGCGCTATGAATATGACGCGGCGGGCGGCTTGGCCAAGATCATCAATGCGATGAATCATGTGACGCAGATCACCAATGATGCGGCGGGGCGTCCGATACGCATCACCGATCCCAACGGCCTGGTGACCACTTTGGAATATGACGCGCGGGGCCGTTTGATCTCACGCAGCGAAGGCACGGCCAAGACGCGCTATGAATACGACGCCGCCGGTCAGATGGTGCGCACCTCTCTCCCCACGGGGGCCAGCTTTACCCATAGCTATGACGCGGCGCATCGTCTGGTCCGCACCACCGATGCTTTGGGCAACAGCGTCAATCTGGGCTATGACGCGGCCAGCAACATCACGTCACGCGAGGTGCGCGACGCCAGCGGGGCGGTGGTCACGAAACGCGGGTTCGAACATGACTCGCGCGGCCTGATGACGCGCGAGATCGGGGCCTATGGCTGGGCGACGCGGTATGACCGGGACGCCAACGGCAATATAGAGCTGATCACCGATTCGGCGGGCGCGCTGTCGGATTTTGTCATTGATGCGCTGAACCGCAGGATCGGCAAAGTGGACGCGCTGGGCTATCGCACCGACACGGCGTTTGATACCAACGACCTGCCGGTGCATCAGATGGATCCGCGCGGCCTGGTCACGGAAATCCAGCGCGACGGCATGGGCCGAGTGATCGCAGTGCACAGCCCGGATTCGGGCACGACCACCTATACCCGCGATCCGGACGGCAACATCCTGACCAAGACCGATGCGCGGAACGTGACGGCGACATTTGAATACGACGCCCTTAGCCGCGTGACCCGCGCGGATTACGGCAATGGCGAGGTGTTTACCTATCTCTATGACCAAACGGCGGGCGGCGTGGGGCGTTTATCCAGCGTGACGGGTCCGAACGGCTATGGCCTCACTCAGGGCTATGACGGCCAAGGCTATGTATCGGCGCAGTCGCAGCAGGTGGGCGGGGTGACGTTGCAGACCTCCTATACCCGCAACGCGGCGGGTCAGGTGGTGCGGTCGGTGTTACCCTCGGGCAAGGTGCTGGATTACAGTTATCAGAATGGCCAAGTGGCGCAGATCAACGCCGATGGCGCGGCCTTGGTGACGGGGATCACCTATCAGCCTTTCGGGGCGGCCTCGGGGTGGAAGACATTGGGACTTGTGCATCAGAAACATATTGATCTGGACGGGCGGGTGGATTCCATTCAGATGCATGATGCGGTGATGGGTTTGGGCTATCTGCCCGGCGGCGCGAATGGTCGGCTGGGGACGATCAACGAGACGGGCTTTGCCTCGCAGAATATCGGCTATTACCCCAATGGCTGGGTGCGCAGTTATCAAGGCCCCGACGGCAAGGTGGAGAATTACGATTACGACCCCTCGGGCAACCGCACGGCGCAGCGCGGCGGGGTAAAGGGCGAGGTGCGCTATACCGTCGTGGGCAACAGCAATCAGATACAAAGCATCAATAAGGGCACGACGAGCATGCCGCAGCCCCATGATCTGGCGGGGAATCTGACGCATAACGGCGCGGGTCTGGCCTTGGTTTATAACGGCATGAATCGTGTGGCGAGCGCCAATGGCGTGCCGCGCGCCTATGACCATGCCGGCCAGCGCGTGCAGAAGGGCGCGACCGTGTATGTGCGCGGCGAAGACGGCCTTCCCATGGGCGAATACGACGCAGGCGGCAAGGCGTTGCAAGAAACCGTACGTCTGGACGGCGCGCCGGTGGCCGTGCTGTACCGCGACAACAAGCCCTATGCCGTGCATCCCGATTACCGCGACGCGCCGTTCCTGGTGCGCAAAGCCGATGGCGGCATGGTCTGGGGCTGGCAAGGCAACGGCGCTTGGAGCGACATCGCCCCCGCGCATTACCAAACGGGCCTGCGCGGCATGTTTGACTACACCCACGCCCTGCCCGGCCAGATCGTGGACTCCGACACGCCCAGCCTCAACCCCGAATCCCCTGTGCGCGACAACGGCGCACGATTGATGGATCCGAATACCGGAAGGTTTTTGCAGGTTGATCCCGTGCTGCAGCGGGATGGGGTGAGTCCGTATGCCTTCAACGATCCCGTCAATTTTGTGGATGTGGATGGACGCACCGCCGACCCCATCGGCTATGCGGGCGGGATGACGGCATCGCAATTGCAAGATGCGTATGGTCAGGCTCAAAGAGACTACACAAGATACCAGGCAGATATGCAGCGCCAAGCTGCCATAGACGCTATCCCATTTAATCCGGCCAAAGGTGCCAGTGCAGTTGGAAATTATGTGCAGTGGGCAGCAAATATGGGGCTAGCTTCTTTCAATACATCAATAGGAAATATTCCAACAGCATTGTGGAATACTCAGTCTGGTGTTGCCGCATGGAGGAGAGGAGCACAGCAATGGGATGAATCTATCTGTGAAAGCTGGGGCCAGGCACGGCTCAAGAACCTTAATGGGATGCTTCCTTGGGGAACCGAATACGATGACCCCAATGAACCATCGCCGGTGGGATGGGTCGCTCAAAAAGGCAATGCAATAGGGAAATTTGTTGTGAACCATCTGATTCCATAG
- a CDS encoding RHS repeat-associated core domain-containing protein: protein MTGITYQPFGAASGWSALGQAHRRSFNLDGHVTGITTPDLNITMGYDQAERLSTLQEGKLGLQRFGYAGNGWLDRYTFTDGITGRYDFDPSGNRTAQRDGVKGTVTSVIAGNSNQVTSVTKNNGKTVPMRHDLAGNLTFDGVQDVELSYDGANRASGVKNKGTQYRYNHADQRVEKLGPGTRGVGKEIYAYDLSGLMGGVYGPDAKPLWETVRLDGAPVAVLGGDNKAYAAHPDYRGAPIRLNGANGAMVWDWQASGPWADVSPLHYTPGLSAAFPFHYRERLPGQFYDDETDMNYNGARIYNMHLGRFNQPDPVLQLDGLSPYAYANNNPVGFVDVDGKNWVVVQYSPQSAANPFGHTGIGSATPSSSVKTMGFYPAYTASTWDKVTGAPVPGIMKWDTDERSRLAETELQTNSSQDALIEIYLQSIIDNKPKYETYNNNCAQVVGNALREGGVPVPNNILTPSDLTKWLAGYQRFTPRPRSSTAYTYAPQP from the coding sequence GTGACGGGGATCACCTATCAGCCTTTCGGGGCGGCCTCGGGGTGGAGCGCGTTGGGGCAGGCGCATCGGCGCAGTTTTAACCTGGACGGGCATGTCACGGGGATCACGACTCCCGATTTGAATATCACCATGGGCTATGACCAGGCCGAGCGGTTATCCACTTTGCAAGAAGGCAAATTGGGTCTGCAGCGTTTTGGTTATGCGGGGAATGGGTGGTTGGACCGCTACACCTTTACCGACGGCATCACGGGGCGCTATGATTTCGACCCATCGGGCAATCGCACCGCGCAGCGCGACGGTGTGAAGGGCACGGTGACATCGGTGATTGCGGGAAACAGCAACCAAGTGACCAGCGTGACGAAGAACAACGGCAAGACCGTGCCGATGCGCCATGACTTGGCGGGGAACCTGACCTTTGACGGCGTGCAGGACGTGGAGCTTTCTTATGACGGCGCGAACCGCGCCTCGGGCGTGAAGAATAAAGGCACACAGTATCGCTATAACCACGCGGATCAGCGGGTGGAGAAACTGGGCCCCGGCACGCGCGGCGTGGGCAAGGAGATCTACGCCTATGACCTGTCCGGCTTGATGGGCGGCGTGTATGGCCCCGACGCCAAGCCTTTATGGGAAACGGTGCGTCTGGACGGTGCGCCGGTGGCGGTGCTGGGCGGCGATAACAAAGCCTATGCCGCGCACCCCGATTATCGCGGCGCGCCCATCCGCCTGAACGGCGCGAACGGCGCGATGGTCTGGGACTGGCAAGCCTCCGGCCCCTGGGCCGACGTGTCGCCCCTGCACTACACGCCCGGCCTCAGCGCCGCCTTTCCCTTCCACTATCGCGAACGCCTGCCCGGCCAGTTCTATGACGACGAAACCGACATGAACTATAACGGCGCGCGCATCTATAACATGCATCTGGGCCGCTTTAACCAACCCGACCCCGTGCTGCAGCTGGATGGGTTGAGCCCTTATGCCTATGCCAATAACAATCCGGTGGGGTTTGTGGATGTGGATGGAAAAAATTGGGTAGTTGTCCAGTATAGTCCGCAAAGTGCCGCAAATCCATTCGGTCATACTGGAATAGGTTCTGCCACCCCTTCTTCTTCTGTGAAGACAATGGGTTTTTATCCCGCTTACACTGCTTCAACATGGGATAAAGTTACTGGCGCTCCTGTCCCAGGAATAATGAAATGGGATACAGATGAACGTTCTCGTTTAGCTGAAACCGAATTGCAAACTAATTCATCTCAGGATGCGCTTATAGAAATTTATTTACAGAGCATTATCGATAATAAACCTAAATACGAAACATATAACAACAATTGTGCGCAAGTAGTCGGCAATGCTTTGAGAGAAGGAGGTGTGCCTGTTCCAAATAATATATTAACGCCTTCTGATCTAACAAAGTGGCTGGCTGGTTACCAACGGTTTACTCCAAGGCCACGGTCTTCTACGGCTTATACATACGCACCGCAGCCATAA